A stretch of Cheilinus undulatus linkage group 20, ASM1832078v1, whole genome shotgun sequence DNA encodes these proteins:
- the cby1 gene encoding protein chibby homolog 1 isoform X1: MEDLRRSLRMPLFGNSFSPKKTPPRKSASLSSLHTLDRSIREVELGLEYGQPAMNIGGQSWKFEDGQWMTESGGNTSSRELQRLKKRNVQLEEENNLLKSKIEILLDMLTETTVECCQMEKEVEGIKTQHRRKK; this comes from the exons ATGGAG GACTTGAGAAGATCTCTCAGGATGCCGCTCTTTGGAAACTCATTTAGTCCGAAGAAGACTCCACCACGTAAATCTGCCTCTTTGTCCAGCCTGCATACA TTGGATCGTTCAATCAGGGAAGTAGAGCTGGGTCTTGAATATGGCCAACCTGCAATGAACATTGGAGGTCAGAGCTGGAAATTTGAAGATGGACAGTGGATGACAG AATCAGGAGGGAATACTTCCAGTAGGGAATTGCAGCGACTTAAGAAAAGAAACGTACAGCTGGAGGAAGAGAACAACCTTCTGAAATCAAAGATTGAAATTCTCTTGGACATG TTAACAGAGACAACTGTAGAGTGCTGCCAGATGGAGAAGGAAGTGGAAGGCATAAAGACTCAACATCGAAGGAAGAAATGA
- the cby1 gene encoding protein chibby homolog 1 isoform X2, with product MPLFGNSFSPKKTPPRKSASLSSLHTLDRSIREVELGLEYGQPAMNIGGQSWKFEDGQWMTESGGNTSSRELQRLKKRNVQLEEENNLLKSKIEILLDMLTETTVECCQMEKEVEGIKTQHRRKK from the exons ATGCCGCTCTTTGGAAACTCATTTAGTCCGAAGAAGACTCCACCACGTAAATCTGCCTCTTTGTCCAGCCTGCATACA TTGGATCGTTCAATCAGGGAAGTAGAGCTGGGTCTTGAATATGGCCAACCTGCAATGAACATTGGAGGTCAGAGCTGGAAATTTGAAGATGGACAGTGGATGACAG AATCAGGAGGGAATACTTCCAGTAGGGAATTGCAGCGACTTAAGAAAAGAAACGTACAGCTGGAGGAAGAGAACAACCTTCTGAAATCAAAGATTGAAATTCTCTTGGACATG TTAACAGAGACAACTGTAGAGTGCTGCCAGATGGAGAAGGAAGTGGAAGGCATAAAGACTCAACATCGAAGGAAGAAATGA
- the LOC121528576 gene encoding phospholipase B-like 1, producing the protein MVELQEATVYWDAAQKSVILKEGVMETKGGAFGYFNDTLLLTGWGVLEISAGHGGFPQQDETTFFLAGYLEGYLTAGQMFHHYYNMYPQLIKDEKVLNPLRRFLSKQDQWAREQVKLRRSSDPLWKHLGLILAQLDGLHAGAAQWAKSEHREPLSAFALQFLNGVGDLLDLVPALTPRSNSSRGGGAFRMPGMGHCTALIKVLPGFENLLFGHSSWYTYAATMRIYKHWDFQVSDSHVATGKLSFSSYPGFLMSLDDFYLLGSGLLMTQTSIGVFKVSLFSQLSPHSLLAWQRVRLANSLAHSGEEWAWIFSKYNSGTYNSQYMVLDLSRVSLGHSIRSGALTVVEQIPGKVVHSDQTQALRRGYWPSYNIPFHAEIYNLSGYSVMWKRYGEDFSYDLCPRAKILRRDQAKVSDLSSLKHIMRYNNYKRDPYSKGHPCKTICCRNDLRPRRPRPGGCYDTKVTDYQMAVQLVAEAINGPTTQGGLHPFSWQFFNLSNHHGLPHTYNFSFITMRPTLRHP; encoded by the exons ATGGTAGAGCTTCAAGAGGCCACTGTGTATTGGGATGCTGCCCAGAAAAGTGTGATCCTGAAGGAGGGCGTGATGGAGACAAAGGGGGGAGCCTTCGGTTACTTCAATGACACACTGCTCCTCACTGGATGGGGTGTTTTGGAAATTAGTGCAGGTCATGGAGGATTCCCACAGCAAGATGAGACCACCTTCTTCCTGGCTGGGTACCTGGAGGGCTATCTTACTGCTGG ACAGATGTTCCATCACTACTACAACATGTATCCTCAACTCATAAAGGATGAGAAGGTTTTGAATCCCCTGAGAAGGTTTTTAAG CAAACAGGACCAGTGGGCCAGAGAGCAGGTTAAACTGAGAAGATCCAGCGACCCCTTGTGGAAGCATCTAGGACTGATCCTGGCCCAGCTGGATGGGCTCCATGCTGGAGCTGCACAGTGGGCCAAAAGCGAACACAGAGAG CCTCTATCAGCCTTTGCTCTCCAGTTTCTGAATGGTGTCGGAGATCTCCTGGACCTCGTCCCGGCTCTGACACCCCGCTCCAACTCTTCCAGAGGCGGCGGTGCTTTCAGGATGCCAGGAATGGGCCACTGCACGGCTCTCATCAAG GTGCTCCCAGGCTTTGAAAACCTGCTGTTTGGACACTCAAGCTGGTACACCTATGCAGCCACCATGCGCATCTATAAACACTGGGACTTTCAGGTGTCTGACTCACACGTTGCCACTGGAAAGTTGTCGTTCAGCAGCTACCCTg gctTCCTGATGTCTCTGGATGACTTCTACCTTCTCGGGAGTGGCCTGCTGATGACTCAGACCTCCATTGGTGTTTTCAAAGTCTCCCTGTTCTCTCAGCTCAGCCCTCACAGCCTGCTGGCGTGGCAGAGGGTCCGCCTGGCCAACAGCCTGGCACACAGTGGAGAGGAGTGGGCATGGATCTTCTCCAAATACAACTCAG GGACCTATAACAGCCAGTACATGGTGTTGGACCTGAGCAGGGTTTCTCTGGGTCACAGCATCAGGAGTGGAGCTCTGACTGTGGTGGAGCAGATTCCTGGGAAGGTGGTGCACTCTGATCAGACTCAAGCTTTACGGAGAG GTTATTGGCCATCGTATAACATACCGTTCCACGCTGAAATCTACAACCTGAGTGGGTATAGTGTGATGTGGAAGAGATATGGAGAAGACTTCTCTTATGACCTCTGCCCTCGAGCCAAAATCCTCCGCAGGGACCAGGCCAAAGTGTCTGACCTCAGCTCCCTGAAACACATCATGAGATACAACA ACTATAAGAGAGACCCCTACTCCAAGGGCCATCCATGTAAAACCATCTGTTGCCGTAATGACCTAAGACCAAGAAGGCCACGCCCTGGAGGCTGCTATGACACCAAG GTGACGGACTACCAGATGGCCGTCCAGCTGGTTGCAGAAGCTATAAACGGCCCCACAACGCAGGGGGGGCTGCATCCCTTCTCATGGCAATTCTTCAATCTCTCGAATCATCACGGTCTCCCACACACTTACAACTTTTCCTTCATCACCATGAGGCCAACTCTGCGTCATCCCTGA